The DNA sequence ATTTCCAAATGATTGTGCTAAGATTTGTCTGTGTTTCGTTAattccatttttttctttttcgaaaagcATGAATTTCATCTTTGATTTGGTTCAATTTGCTATTTTCATGCTTATAAATTTGTTGTGCTAAGTTTGTGTGGTTCTGTTTTAGAACAATTCGATCCATTTCGGTATTTGTGAagtgtctattggcccccaatagacccatattgggggacaatagatgGTTTACAGagctgcttttcttctttttgatacGCTTAGTTTTTAATGAAGCTCAGAAATAGTTGTTTATAGTAACTTTTTTCTGTTATGTGAAGTTATTTTGGTGTTCTAGActcctctattggggggcaatatgtCTCTATTGGGGCCCAAtagtggtttgattttgttttgtttttttttttttttatacaggAATATGGATGGTTCTTTGGCTATTAAGTGCACTCATTTTGCACAAAGTTTCATGTTTTGTATTAATCAATATATGAGCTATGCTGATTTGTTTGAATACATTTGTGAACGGTTCATTTTTTCTGCAACTGATGGTATTGAGCTTCATTATTCTCTTCCTGgatgttctattttttttcttcgcaATGAGGACGATTTCTAGATGCTGTTTAGTGGTGCCAAGATATACAAGTTGGATTGTGTTGATATTATGGCGTTGAAGAACAGTGGAAGTTGCAGCAAAAATGCTTATGTTTTATTTGAAGATAGCTGCTCCGGTAttgtggatgaagatgattacCTCACTGAGGCATTTAGGACTGAAGTTCAAAAGTCTTACTTGTCAAATGAGTGGGCTAGTTACATTCAATGTGTAGGGCAGAAATTTCGTGGCGGTTCCCCCGAGTTTCAAGAGAAGCTCAGAAAACATGCTGTTGAAGTTGGATTCAGCTTTGTGTTTATTAGAAATGATTGGCATAGAATTCATGTGGTTTCCAATTGGGGAACCAAAGGATGTGATTGGAATGTCTGTGGTTATGTATCCCCTGCAAATGGATGATTTATAATTGGTGATTTGAACAATATGCACTCTTGCAAAAGTGTTCTTCGGAAGCAAAAACATGAGTATTTGGGATCGAAAATTGTCAAGACATGTATTGAAGAGGACATTAACTATAACTTATCATTAAAGCCAAGGGAAATTATCAGCAAGTTCAAGTCAGCTTATGGGTTTGATATATCGTACAAGGTTGCTTGCAAAGCAAAGTAGAAGGCTAGGGAAATGATTTATGATTCTGAGGCTGATTCATTTAACAAGTTAACATGGTATAGGGATGCTGTATTTGAGACTAACCCGGGAActttgtttgttttggaagTTGATCCATCAAGCAATCGGTTTCAGAGGCTTTTCCTAGCTTATGCAGGCTGTGTTAAAGGCTTAGAATTCTGTCTTCCCGTCTTGTTTGTCGATGAGACTTTTGGGAAGAGTGTCTACAAGGGGCAGATACTTTGTGCAACTGGAAAGAATGGAAATCATGGTACTTTTCTCATTTCTATGatcttttatttgtatttttgttgAAAATGTGGAGCGGCACGCTCCCGTTGGCGGTGCAGCGACACGTTGCAATCATGTATTAacccccaatagacatatattgccccccaatacatttttattttcttatgatttctttcccctttctattttttttttttttatgtttattattgttttttgttgaaaatgtgGAGAGGTACGCTCCCGTTGGCAGTGCAGCGGCAAGCTGCTATCatgtattggcccccaatagacttagtctctttttttttttttatctgtttGCAGGTTTCTTTCCTCTTGCAATGTGTGTCTGTGATTCTGAGACTGATGCTAATTGGTCATTTTTCTTCCAACACTTGAAGAGCTTGCGGGAACCTCAAGGTAGATTAATTAAGTTTATTAGTGATCGTGGTGTTGGACTGTTGAGTGCTTCCGACAAGATATTTCGTGGTAATCCTAAACTTTTCTGTTACAAGCACTTGGTGCATAACCTTATGACTGAATACAACGGTAAATGGTCTTCTATTTTGAAAGATGATGTTAAAAAGAAGTTTTGAGTTGGCATAATTGTGCACTGAAAAGGAATATTGTTTTCATTTAAGAGAGTTGAGAGGAGTTGGTGGTGCTGATATTATAGATTCATTTCTTTCTGATTTGCCTCTTCAAAATTGGTGCCGACATTTTTCCCTGGATGCCGTTATGGAATTATGGCTAATAGTGTAGCTGAATATTTTAATGCTTGGTTTACTGTTGAGAGTGAGATGCCAGTGTACACTATGCTTGATTAGACTTGGATTAAGGTGATGCAGATAATGGGTGAGAGGAGAGACGAGGCTCAGCTTTGGACCTCGCAATGTATGGAGAAAGCTTGTCGTTTCAATGTGCATTACTCCCATACAAATGTTTATGAAGTGAGATCAAAGTATTCTTATGTTGTGGACCTTGGAACTCTTTCTTGCTCGTGTAAAAAATGGGAGATTAACTGCTTCCCTTGCTGCCATGGTCTTGCTGCAATTCAAGCTACCTCATTggatgtttatgcttttatagaTAAGCATTTTCATGTTGATTATTGCCAGAAGTGCTATGATTTTCCAATTTATCCAATTTCCAATGTTGATATGGCTTCTTCGGAATCTGCTAGCAGTGGCTTTATACTTCCTCCAAATCCAAAGAGGCCTCCTGGGAGGCCTAGGCTCAAAAGGTTCAAGTCTAGAGGAAAGTGTGAAAAGAATCTCATTCGTTACAGCCGATGTGGCAAAATGGGATAGCATAACAAGAAGACCTGCACTGAACCTATTTGAATGTAAATTTGTCAATTTTTTTAGCATTCTGACtggttgtattggggggcagtaataggCTACCGGGGGGCAATAGATGATTTTATCTAGTCTACAACATATTTTTTTCCGCTTTCTCTAAAATTTCGAACCCTAGCTAATAACGATCGACTCTCACAGTTAGACTCCAGCAACTTATTCACCTTGTCGGCAAACCTCCTTCTCCAAGTTGACCTGCGTCGAGTCCCGACCTCCTTCTCCAACCTAAGCCGACTGGAGCGGCCTCCAACCTGACCCCAAGTCCCGACCTCTCACTCTGACCCCGAGTTCCCCTGCCTCGCTCTCTGACTCCGAGTCCCTCGATCTCGTTCTCCAGACCTTGAGCTTGAGATCCGATCTGACCTTGAGCTTATTAGCCGACCTAAGCTTGTCATTCTCTAACGTCTAGTCTCataggtcctctctctctctctctctctctcttcttggtGACCACCAATACTGATTTCCTGTCCGGTTTTGATCTAAAGTTCagtcttttttgtttaattcttgtgTATTTGAGTTGGGTTTGTCTTTGAATGGCTTAAAGTTGTGGTATTTTGAGCTGTGCATGTTGATTGTGTTTGATTTTAGTTCTTGCACATGTTGGCTGTCAATCTACAGAGGAAGATCCTAGATTGAAGGTTTTCAAGAAGGAGTGGTTTGAAGGCTGTATTGACATTGCCTTCAATTCTGGGATCATCACTATACAAATCGGTAGTTATTCTTGCTTATAATGATCGTCATTGTGTGTTATGAGTTTCTTAGCTATGGTTTATTGtacttttcctcttcttctagtCAAATGGAAATAAGAGCATCAATTTGGGTATTTGATTGTcgattctgtttttttttccttctgaatTCTCATGCATTGGTTTGTTGCTTTTGTTATAGTGGTTTGATGTTGTTCTGCATCTACCTGGGAGGAGTACTGCTGTCGTCTTTGAGTTTTGGATAATAGAATTTTGAATAGAGACAAGTAGAGAGGATATTTAGTTTTTGGTTTAAGTTGAGGATTTTGGTGttgtttattttgatgtttaCGCTATCTCATCACATGCACACACCTTGATGGAAGTAAACATAAAGGGTAATTACTAATTTGATTGTTGGTTTCTGCTCTATTCATTGTTCTTTTAGTGGTCAATAACAATCAGTTAGGAACATTTGATTTTGTTATGAACCTTGATGTTGGATATGaacataaagaaagaaagaacaaaagctGTGTCTGGAAAATAGATACATTTCAGTTTTCAAACATTGCCTTTCCATGACTTGATAAGCATGGTAGAAATGGTGTCAACATGGGATTTGTTGTTGTCATCTATGATTGTGATTGCTGACCTTGAAGTAGTCTGTTCTGCTAAGTCCTGTAGTCTCTATTGCTTTCATTCTGGTGTTCTGCAtttctatttttccttttcagcCACAATTTATTATCTGCTTATTATTGGTTGGGCATGAACAAAATATAGTCAAATACCAAAGTTTCACAAGTCTTGCTGTGCAAAACCTTCTCTTTTCGTACATCGAAAaggttttgggaaaaagattCACAGTTCTATATTACAAGTAACAGATTGAGGGAACCAAAAGAAACTTGGAACTTGGAATTCAGCTGTTGTGCTTTATGAGTTCCTTGCAGCTTTGTATTTTAATTCTTGGTGCCTTTTTCTCTTCCGTTGAAACTTAATGACCTCATGAACTTACATTTTTCAAATATTTATGGGGTTGCATAACTCAATTTGGTAGTTGGCAACTCCATTTGAGTAGAAGAATAGCAATCCCAGTAAAGTAAAGATTATTATTTCAGTATGGAACTATGGATAAGTGAATTTTGAAGTTAATTGTTCAactatttgtttgttttactTTACTATGAAAAATGTGAATAGTGTCCTCACTGTCCTGCTTCTGCTTCCTTTTCTCTCTAATCAATACAAGGTAACAAATGCATTCTCTTCGTTCTTATTTGACTGTCTGAGAATATATATGTAAGTTATTTCATTTTAGAATAGTAATGCTTACTGTTAGATTACATGTACATACATTTATTAATATCAAATCAGATTACAGGTCTATATATGTTTCCTTCATCCATTATGGTATGAATTCAACATTTTTTCCTGGAGATTAACCTCATTTATTAATTCTTGTGTAGAGCTCTATGCTGTTTGTAGGATTCTGTGCCTTTTGGAATTGGAAAACCGTAATGAAGCAAATTTTACCAACAGTAATGTATGGCTGTCTGGTTTATTTTTAAGTACCCATCTTATGTTTGTTAAATGTACCTGTTCTAAATTTTGGAAGAAGACTTATGCTTTTGATATCATTCAGTTtgataatattttaattttatctatgCAGTAAAGGTTTCAGTTATGATCCTCCATTAGCCCTTAAACAGGGCTTACTAAAGGTAACATGAAATTATGTTTTCTctatttttgctttctttttgagGAAAGGATTGAGATCAATTTTAGTTCTCACCACTTCTCACTTAGTTCTTAATTTTAGTATCGTCGTGTATATTTCACTTTGTGTTGGGGCAgctggtgataggagcatttttatgcgacgttttaatagtTAACTCcacatattttacttagttatttccttaaataaatcaatttttaatttagtttctattttctaggtacatcgaataaatggagaagaaatgagcttaaaggcaGAAGGgatgcagaaatgaagaaattgagttttcctggtccgactaggaatcccagtcaacacaggaatcctgatgaggctaggaaacttgaaggcattaggagaccacatggcttgaagatattattgaagatattatgggagattaaatctgatttttgcatgggaaatgatggagataatgtgaaaataaggaggaaatcaaggagTTTTCATTCACATAAATTCTTCTTATTTCGTGGAGATAAAAAGGGAGTTTTATTTCAATATTTAttctaattatcttatttcctattgattataattctaattaatttctgatttttcttgattttaggAGTTTATTGTGAGCACAAATCTTGCAAgatattagtgcaattcaaaggagaggaataagggatgtatcttgTCACTATTCAAGCAATATAccatgagtcattaagggggaaagagatcagaaaattcaagactCTGTCAAGAGAAGgtcaaggaaatttggaggagaaatcacctctagatgattggccatgattgcatcacaagagaggagaattccactataaatagcagcaatCCTTGACCAACAACAACACAACACTcaacacacctcttcattcagaaaattatctccataacgtcaagctttctctccatcctctagtttcaagtctctgcgtcttcaagcaaagagaagaagagaagaagaagccatgaagcctgcTAGtcgccatcatccaccttgtgtcatgaagctttggagccttgctttcaagatccaagaccaacgtctcaagctttccaccattcatcattcacggtgtaattctatctttttccttgtaacctttttggttttatttgttttgacttcgtatgaacttgatttctagttgacataaacgttaagggcaaagtttaaagcccgtttatatgttttgaaataaagttgtgatttctttatgttgattgatatgttgcttatgtgagattgcttgattgattttgttttacagaaaacttttgcatgtttgtgttctttggtggccaacttaggatatatgcatgtaattggagctaatttaagtagtgaaggctttggacaaaagtcgaaatcaattaaggaggattgcaaataggtgaatttattcataactaggttgtgcactttggttgacatcatttctttgttcttcatgtgttgaatgtgttcttgattagctagctttctagactatgattgcatgttcaatatgaTTGATTTATGtgttttcacttagattaattgttgaaggaaagtaaaaaatgggaaatcgtttgctttctaacgtttcacatggtcaacttctttctcatgacatagaataTCAACTATAgaaattgtgattggatttcattcatatgattgtggatttgatctttgttccttgcgttccaccgttgtaaatatgtttttacattttctttattttatttattttagtttttaatttaataatcctaaaaccccctaattgtgtttaattgtatatatttctttctttgttttatttttgtaaataatttttacttattttaattctttagttgtttttgcaattacatgtgtaccctcaatccccggttagaacgatccctatttattctatactaacgatgacatttcagggttaaattgcgcgcttgctttttagCGTATCAGCTGGAAAGTTGGGTTAGTTATAATATCTGTGGTTTTTGAAAACCTCTTTTTTGGTTTATAGCAATCGCATGCTTTACCTCATGAAAACCAAAAAATATACTCATGAgcattgttttcctttgttggTTTCAATGAGACTGGATTATAGTGTTCATAATAGACTTCATGAGAATGTAATTTTTTGGTCAAATTCAACCAAACTGAAATAAGTAGTAAATATCGAGCTATCATGATAATGTAAATTTCATAGGAGACAGCAAGTTACCCAAATAAAGTCCGTTTTTCCTGCAAGGGGTCAAACTGATATATACCACCCTCTTTGGCCTGGATTTATGTATACTCAGATTTATACCTTTAAAAACTTTCACTTAAATTTTCAGTTCTATGCACCATAAGTTTAGTTGAGAAAGAAGCATGTTCTCCTTCCTTTTTGGTCGTAAAAACCCACGTTCAAATGACTTGCTGTAATTGCAAAAGAAGTcgttcattatttttttttcaatgcaaATCCATTATTTTTGGTGACAGACTTAGAATTTGCTCAACTAACTTTTCTCTTTGTTCTGGAGAATTTGGTCCTGTAGATGATTATAGATTTATAGGACCATGATGAGTGCCTAAACATGTTGGGTAAATATGCTTTGAATAGGAATTATGCATTCTGTACATTTTGGCATTTAGGCTTAGCAACTATTCAATGGCTCTGATCCATTGTGTCCATTATTTAATTGTAAAATAATCATCAGTTGTATTTTGCATCTTTGAATTCAAAAGACGTAATAGTCGCTTTGATTGTAAAATTATACATAGGTCCCTGTTTTCCACCATTTTCTTAACAATGTGAGTTGGAATCAGATTCCATTTCCTGTATTGCACATGAGTATTATTAGTCACTAATTAACAATAGACTCCAATGTAtctgaaattagaagtttgatGATTAATGGGGCCATCAACTATATATAGAAATAGAAAGTACTGGTGAAACTTTATGTTGTGTTCTTTTAGCAAGGATAGTATCTTGctttatattataattttttctttccagaATGTATTGGATAAATCTAGGTTTTGCACTATTTCAACTACTGTGCAGTAGAGTTACAATTGCCCTTGTTAAAATTTCAGACTTTAAGGTTTAAGGGAGTTGAACCCAGAATGACTTCTTTTCTGTTAAGGAGTTAACCACCTCTTTGTAATAAGCATGTCCaatatatttaattatataaTAAGTAATAATAGAACTGGAGTTGGGTTCTTCTGTGAACTCCATGTATTATGAGTGAGTAATTAATGAAAGAAGATGATTCCATGTCATTTGATTGTGTTTTATTATCTCATTATATAAGATGATACACTATAGTTAATAATTTATATTGTACCAGCTCATTTCAGCAGTTTGTTAACTCTTGTTGTAACAATTACGTAGGCATATGATAAAATACCTGAGTAAAGAAGCTTTAAGTGGATTTAAAGAAGCCGAAGGCGACCGCTAGGATAGAAATCACAGTACGTTAAGAAGGTATACCAAgtgattttctaatttttttttaccttacaCTAATATCATTAAACTTTGACAATGCAAGAAACTTTGTTTTAAATATTAGCGTTTCATTATGACTTACATTGTTATATGTAGTTGTAGTGGGCGGTAAAGGATCGGAAATGGTATACCCAACAACAACTTGACGAGGTCCGCATTGAAGTAGCCGATTACTTACAGACTCTGCTGTAGGTTCTGACCAGTTTGTTGATTTTGAGTTAGGCTAGCTTTTAATTGAACTTTTTTGTAGCAATTATGAACAAACATGAATACTAATTGCtaggctagccttgtagtaggtgaattggggttttattttgcccATTTTGTAAACTGTTAAGGATGATGATTTCAGATATAATACcccaatattcaaatcactctTGTCAACTGTCGAAATTGCAATTTATAACAGCAGCTacatattttgtggacatcatcctctttatagaatgtgatgtctagatataaagttgaaattagttttaaccataaaaactgatgtccagtaatacagatacatcagttccaaaatgaaaatcgatgttactaaaatatacagacatcgattttttgtcaaaaatgatATATTACTGAGCACCAGACAccagttccaaaatgaaatcgatgttactaaaatatacatacatcgattttttgtcaaaaatgatatattactgagtaccagacatcgattttttgtcaaTAACGATATATTACTGAGTACTAGACATTAGTTCCAAAActaaaatcgatgttactaagaTTTATTAACATCGTTTTTTCCTTACACACTGATATTAATGTAAGTAATATATATCAGTTCCTACAATACTAGACTTTGTATATTGAATCTAAAATCGTGGTATATGTGGCAAATTAAGCTTCAAAatcatgaagaacaagaaatgtttatgggaactgatgtctgtagcagtatcagtcatcggtttttaaatcaataacgatgttaaaacgcaaacttgtgttgtataatctatatttctttaagcattaaatacaataaaatgtgggtttaacaataATAAAACAtgcaagtttgttatcatttaaacttatttacatcgatttataatgaggaaccgatgtctaaacgaatactagacatcggctaaaaaccgatgtctggatttttcagatctttctcatcacccacaaagacatcggtccggtttttgtttctcatcggtttttggccgatgtctgggccataattctagtatTGTTCCTTCCctctttctttggctttttctcttttgtcCTTGACTTTTCTCGTTTAATCTTCTTTTTCGTTGGCTATTCGGCTTTGTCCTCATCAGACTCTTGTCTTTTTTTGCTCCTTTGACTTCTTGTCTGCACATAAAACTTTTGTGTTGTTTCTCTGTcgtcatcctcttcttcttcttcttcctctgtttcttctccttcttcttctacttcttcgTCACTACTAgaagtttcttcttttcttcgtgACGACTTCCTAGACTTTATCTCTTCCAACCTTTGCCGAAGTGTTTATCCTTGTGAGCTTTGTGTTTCGCCCATATTTTCTTCAGAGATGCAGCTGACTTGTGGTCGTTTGGTTCTTGCCATTTTGCTcataaaggaaaaaagaaaaaatcattatTGCACATCCACAGTTCAACTACTGAACCCCattaaacatctattgccccaaaTCAAAAGCCTCTATTGGCTACTAATAGACATGTATTGGTCCCCAATAGACATATATGATCCCAAAATAGAAGCTTCTA is a window from the Rosa chinensis cultivar Old Blush chromosome 2, RchiOBHm-V2, whole genome shotgun sequence genome containing:
- the LOC112184168 gene encoding uncharacterized protein LOC112184168, whose product is MGERRDEAQLWTSQCMEKACRFNVHYSHTNVYEVRSKYSYVVDLGTLSCSCKKWEINCFPCCHGLAAIQATSLDVYAFIDKHFHVDYCQKCYDFPIYPISNVDMASSESASSGFILPPNPKRPPGRPRLKRFKSRGKCEKNLIRYSRCGKMG